Proteins encoded by one window of Alphaproteobacteria bacterium:
- a CDS encoding class I SAM-dependent methyltransferase encodes MSSRSWRGRWMLAQTLLGRRRGVFIPYRYADALRLNGAGSADGGADSDAPAYPEMATVFAACDAEMAALLETVESHAADLLVIAGEDGHDQTHAAGKDSDAGARRGPRFDQGWFPTLDAAVAYGLVRREQPKRVVEAGSGHSTRFLARAVRDGGLATAITAIDPAPRAPLPAGVRHIAGLVERSGTAPWDGLEAGDLAVIDSSHVAVAGGDVDFLFGRILPRLAEGVVVHVHDVFLPDGYPAAWAWRGYGEQSLVAALLAGGGWRVLFASHWAAQRFAQSIAGGVVRRLPHHPAAQPTSLWLRKIAPAVR; translated from the coding sequence ATGAGCAGCCGGTCATGGCGCGGTCGCTGGATGCTGGCCCAGACCCTGCTGGGCCGGCGGCGCGGCGTCTTCATACCCTATCGTTATGCGGACGCGCTGCGCCTGAACGGCGCCGGCAGCGCAGACGGGGGTGCCGACAGTGATGCGCCGGCCTATCCCGAGATGGCGACAGTTTTCGCGGCGTGCGACGCGGAAATGGCGGCGCTGCTGGAGACGGTGGAGAGCCATGCGGCGGACCTCCTGGTCATCGCCGGCGAGGACGGTCATGACCAGACCCACGCCGCCGGCAAGGACAGCGACGCCGGCGCGCGCCGGGGGCCGCGCTTCGACCAGGGCTGGTTTCCCACCCTGGACGCGGCGGTGGCCTATGGGCTTGTGCGGCGCGAGCAGCCGAAACGCGTGGTCGAGGCGGGCAGCGGACATTCCACCCGCTTTCTGGCGCGCGCCGTCCGTGACGGCGGGCTGGCCACCGCCATCACGGCGATTGACCCCGCGCCGCGCGCGCCGCTGCCGGCCGGTGTCCGCCACATAGCGGGCCTGGTGGAGCGTTCGGGCACGGCGCCGTGGGACGGGCTGGAGGCCGGCGATCTGGCGGTGATCGATTCAAGCCACGTGGCGGTGGCCGGCGGCGATGTGGACTTCCTGTTCGGCCGCATCCTGCCGCGGCTGGCCGAAGGGGTCGTGGTCCATGTGCATGACGTGTTCCTGCCGGACGGCTATCCGGCGGCGTGGGCGTGGCGCGGTTATGGCGAGCAGAGCCTGGTGGCGGCGCTGCTGGCCGGCGGCGGCTGGCGCGTCCTGTTCGCCAGCCACTGGGCGGCGCAACGGTTCGCCCAATCCATCGCCGGCGGCGTGGTGAGACGCCTGCCGCATCACCCGGCGGCGCAGCCGACCAGTCTCTGGTTGAGAAAGATCGCGCCCGCCGTTCGCTAA
- a CDS encoding ABC transporter permease, producing MRPSPARLAHRVDDAPFDPSEDDHLSPELESLYMAGQWKMMWWRLRRHRLAVWSGGLLALLYASILIAEFLAPWGLNSRNTDHIFAPPQAIHLFHEGRLVGPFVYGFDQELDLNTLQRVYTRDTSDVQRLRFFCRGDAYEWWGLIPADRHLVCAAEGGSFFLLGTDRLGRDMLSRIIYGTRISLTVGLVGITISFVLGILIGGAAGYYGGWVDSITQRGIEVLRSFPELPLWMALSASLPVTWSPILVYFGITIILGLLDWTGLARAVRSKLLALREEDFAMAAHLMGAKPQRIILRHLMPSFMSHLIASATLSIPAMILGETALSFLGLGLRPPITSWGVLLSEAQDINAVAVFPWLMLPVVPVIVVVLAFNFLGDGLRDAADPYKS from the coding sequence ATGCGCCCGTCGCCGGCGCGCCTGGCCCACCGGGTGGACGACGCCCCCTTCGACCCGAGCGAAGACGACCACCTGTCGCCGGAGCTGGAATCCCTCTACATGGCCGGCCAGTGGAAGATGATGTGGTGGCGTCTGCGCCGCCACCGGCTGGCGGTGTGGTCGGGCGGCCTGCTGGCCCTGCTCTATGCCTCCATCCTGATTGCGGAGTTCCTCGCCCCCTGGGGCCTCAACTCCCGCAACACCGACCACATCTTCGCGCCGCCCCAGGCCATTCACCTGTTCCATGAGGGCCGCCTCGTCGGTCCCTTCGTCTATGGCTTCGATCAGGAGCTCGACCTGAACACCCTGCAACGGGTCTATACGCGGGACACCAGCGACGTGCAGCGGCTGCGCTTCTTCTGTCGCGGCGACGCCTATGAGTGGTGGGGGCTGATCCCCGCCGACCGGCACCTGGTGTGCGCGGCCGAAGGCGGCAGCTTCTTTCTGCTGGGCACCGACCGTCTCGGTCGCGACATGTTAAGCCGCATCATCTACGGCACCCGCATCTCGCTCACGGTCGGTCTGGTGGGCATCACCATCAGCTTCGTGCTGGGCATACTGATCGGCGGCGCGGCCGGCTATTACGGCGGCTGGGTGGACTCGATCACTCAGCGCGGCATCGAGGTGCTGCGCAGCTTCCCGGAGCTGCCGCTGTGGATGGCGCTGTCCGCCTCCCTGCCGGTCACCTGGTCGCCGATCCTGGTCTATTTCGGCATCACCATCATTCTGGGCCTGCTGGACTGGACGGGGCTGGCCCGCGCCGTGCGCTCCAAACTGCTGGCCCTGCGCGAGGAGGACTTCGCCATGGCCGCCCACCTCATGGGGGCGAAGCCGCAGCGCATCATCCTGCGCCACCTGATGCCGAGCTTCATGAGTCACCTGATCGCCTCGGCCACCCTGTCGATTCCGGCCATGATCCTGGGCGAGACGGCGCTCTCTTTCCTTGGCCTGGGGCTACGCCCGCCGATCACCAGTTGGGGCGTGTTGCTGAGCGAGGCGCAGGACATCAACGCCGTCGCGGTCTTTCCGTGGCTGATGCTGCCGGTGGTGCCGGTGATCGTGGTGGTGCTGGCCTTCAACTTCCTCGGCGACGGTCTGCGCGACGCGGCCGACCCCTACAAGTCCTGA